The proteins below are encoded in one region of Apium graveolens cultivar Ventura chromosome 4, ASM990537v1, whole genome shotgun sequence:
- the LOC141719305 gene encoding uncharacterized protein LOC141719305 — protein MALSKLPELTGRMAKWLIRVSTYDISYDARTTIKSQALADFVVDFSPTQLTQAEEELKQVTSQVEIQPWTLYIDGASNVNGTATNNEAEYEALIMGLITAKDLKVPREQNAQADALAGLGAVFKDFDVATVPTLHINKPANERMLEVSEVNAININLDNSQDGWTKFYKDYLQNGQQPDSSNDARVLRRKVSRFSILDDVLFKKSSTGTLQRCIEKNEADMVLRDVHEGDCGNHTNGRNLSLKILRMGYYWSTL, from the exons ATGGCTTTGAGCAAATTACCTGAGCTGACAGGACGGATGGCCAAATGGTTAATCCGAGTAAGCACGTATGATATCTCATATGATGCGAGGACAACGATCAAGTCACAAGCCTTAGCAGATTTCGTGGTTGATTTTAGTCCAACTCAACTCACGCAAGCCGAAGAAGAACTGAAACAAGTGACTTCTCAAGTAGAGATACAACCGTGGACACTTTATATAGACGGGGCTTCCAATGTGAATGGTACAG CTACTAACAATGAGGCCGAGTATGAGGCTTTGATCATGGGTCTCATTACTGCAAAAGACTTGAAG GTTCCAAGAGAACAAAATGCACAAGCTGACGCATTGGCTGGGCTAGGAGCTGTCTTCAAAGACTTTGATGTAGCAACTGTCCCTACTTTACACATCAACAAACCAGCTAATGAAAGAATGTTGGAAGTTTCAGAGGTCAATGCCATAAACATCAACCTAGATAACTCCCAAGACGGATGGACAAAATTCTATAAGGACTATTTACAAAACGGACAACAACCTGACAGCAGCAATGATGCCAGAGTACTAAGGAGAAAAGTGTCCCGCTTCAGCATCTTGGACGATGTATTGTTTAAGAAGTCATCCACAGGGACACTACAGAGATGTATAGAGAAAAACGAAGCTGACATGGTGTTAAGAGATGTCCATGAAGGTGACTGTGGTAACCACACCAATGGTAGGAATCTCTCGCTAAAAATACTGCGTATGGGCTATTATTGGTCAACACTGTGA